In Drechmeria coniospora strain ARSEF 6962 chromosome 03, whole genome shotgun sequence, the DNA window ATGGCAGATTCCATGCCAAGAACCACCTCTGCACTGgcgggtactccgtagtctaCACTCGTATCAGCAaaagtacatggacatgctTGTACGTGCTTGGAAGGAATATTACTACTAACCTGTCAGTCTACGGTatacagtgcttgcaagtactgtacttctgGTACCTGGGTacgcttgcatgtacatataagtacagtgcagtacatgtcgGACCGgattacttacatgtgcatggaTGTATTAGGCGTACCTTGACTCGTACCGATGCAGCAGGggctgtaggtgtacagtacatggcaTGCTCGCTCTCGGCCAGTTTCGCTCAACTCGGAGGCTACGTGAAGGCTTGCTTGCCTTGTATCGCGCCATCTGATACGGTGAGCTTTTCTCACCATTCCATGTAGGTGCTCACTCCCCAGGCAGCCTCGACAGGCGATGGTCCAATAACCTACTCCCTTCCTGCCTCTCGTAAGATGTCGAAGGCGAGCCAACCCCCAATCCCCCCGATCTCCCAAACTCAAACCCCTCCAATCGGTCGATTCCAGTGCAAGTGGCTGCACGCGAAGGCGACGCACCCGTTCCGCTGCATGCTCGGTCCAAGCAGGACCGCTACCCGCATGCGAACACGTCGCGATCAACCAGTTCACTCGCGCCTTGGGGGGACATGCCATCGGCCGGCGCTCGCAAGAACCCCCGACCCCCTCCCGGGTTGGCCGTCCGTTCAGGCTCCCGCCTCGCGGACCGTGTAGGCTCCGGCGGTTGGCTGAAACATGGAGCGATCGGCACGAGCCAACTCTCCAACGCCCTCGACCGACCCTCCACCCGAGGCACCCGTCGGCGTCTGCGGTTGCTGTCGACAAGCTCGCACGCCGCGTGATTGGCCTCCTCTCTCGGAGCTGCCTAACTCGGACCGCACATACGCGGTGGACGCCTGCCCCTCCGGCGGCCCCTCGGCCCACCGCAGTGGCGGCCAGGGGCGCGAACCCGCCGGCACAGGCACCATAAGGCACACGTGCGCCGTAGGCAGGCGTGAGTAGAAACAACGACGAGCCACCGGAGCAGCACAGGCCGCACGCCGTGGCCATTGCCCACCGTAACCTTCTAGAAGGTCCCAAGCACGGCGCGCAGGCCACCTCGTCCGCGACCCCTCGCCCGCCACCACGGCTTTCCCGCCGTGCGCGCACGGTGCACATGACGCCGAGCCCGGCGGTTCATGAGACGCCGCCGCTTCGCCCTCTTTCCTTGGTTCCCAGGGACCATGTCTTGCACCGTGCCTCGGTCGTTGCCTGCGCGCACCGTGGATGCCTGGCGAAGACGTCGAACCTCGCACTAATCCACACACCTACCGATACGAGAACTGCGCAAGCACCTGCGCGGTGCCCTCGGCCCCATCGAATGTGCCCCTCGGGCCGGAGAGCGGACTGGAAGGTAGCGCCGCAAGCGGCAGCAAGTTGATTGACCACGCCGTGCGAGGACCATTGTTCCTGAATCAGGAGATGCCAAGATTGATGGGCCTGGAACTTGTGCAGGTAccagtacctacaagtaccatCGAGCTGTACCATGTGCCACGGATACGttacggtacagtactaccatgcactgcatgtgcatgcagtgtactgtatgcaGGAGTAAGTATGTGTGACGCTCTACTACTGAAAAAGTTGTGCCTGTAATACGGACACAAAATACTGTAGATGCCAGCCAAAGTGTAGGTGTtcagtgctgtacttgcagtacaagtagacATACAGTAGCTACTTAGCTACTAGTGtgagtgtacatgtacttgcatgtacttacaggagTCACCATGccatctacggagtacatgtactgtatgtgtgcccaagtacggagtacacgctaataattactttcttgtactccgtacaatacttgtgcaagcaagtacaactacctaagtatatgtacagtatgtacttactccgtccTTCCTTACAGCTATTGTACTTGCGgaagcaagtattacttacttacttacactgcgttgtacactgtactgcaagtacagtagttgtacatgcaaagtACTGTGCGTCGGtcggctcgtcggcagctACCGTGCTGGGCTGGTCCCTTGTGTTATTGTGGTGTCTGGGGTCGATTCGAAGCTGATCATTGATTGGCTAGGGCCATGAACATGCACGGCAATGGCCGCCTTTCGCCCTTGACCTGCTTACTGGCCTATGGAAACCCCACCCTCTGGCCCTTCTGGCCCCCCCACTCACTCACACCTGGCGAGCGACCAAAATTtttctcttcctcgtcgttcCCTTTGCAAATTTTCTTCTCCCTCCAACAATCTCTTCACATTCACCATCTCCCTTCCCGTCGAGAACGCCATTCAGGAACGGTTCTCGCTTCGTTCTGCCCGTTCTCCTCTCTCATGCGACGCACACTGCATCGCGTCTCCCTGGCATCCATCTCCCCGATCGCGCTTGTCGCGCTGGATTGGTCATGGCGCTGCCCTCGTCGTGTTGAGGTgagccatggcgacgatgcagccTGCGATGACCCTCGCTCGAAAACCCGACGAAGCGGTGATGGAGGTATCTCGGCCTCTGCCGTCATCCATTTAGCCACCTCGTTGCAACGACGCGTGCAACCAAGCTCCGGGACCAGCATTGTTGCCTGTCGGTCGCAGGTGACCAGCGGCGTGGTGGTGCCACCTGCCGCCGCGATGCACACCGGTTTCGATTGACTGGTGATTCAGCATGGCCGCCTTTGCAATGCTGTCCCGGTTCTTGGTCGCCGCCGTGACTGATTTGCTTCGATacctcgtggccgaggcgtGTCAAAGTCCCAACGTAGCGTTTTGGTGTGCCAGCTTTTACGTTGTTTCTACATCGTATATCGACATTCTCCGTCATATTTCTATTGGCTTGGATGTTTTCGCACTGGCATAGAGCGACGTACCACTCGTTGCTGGGCACCCGGTTTGGAGATGTCGTCTTGACTGTCTTGGACAAGCCGGGAATCAGCTGTAGTGACATTTTCATTCCCTTCAATGTTTCCGAGTCGTTCGCACGTCTTGACGCACGGTACCTCTGTATTATGTGACGATCAATCATCGAGCTCACGACTCATCTCTTCTTTGCCTCTGTCTTGTGTCTACGGGCAAGCGCCTCGGTTGGATGATTCTAGCACCTATCTTGGCTTCTACGTGAGCACCTCGGGCTCGGCCCGTCTCTCACACTACCCGAGGCAAGACTGTTCGACAGCCGCGGCTTCCAGCTCCTGCTGGTTGACGCGTACGTCAAGGGTTCCAGGTGGACGTGGACAGATGAACCCTATCCAAGCCCGGGCATTTTTCGAGCCTCGAGGCGAGCTGCTGTTGGTGTCGGTGTCGCTCAGTGTTCGAGAACGAACGAGGAGCGAGTGGGCAGCGTGCCGCGCCGTAGCGAGTGCTGCAGCAATGGACCGAGCTGCGCGGAAATGCTTCGCTTCCTGTGGAGCAAATGCCACGACCTTGGTACAAGATGTATCGTCCATACACGCGAGACGTGTCTCATGCGATAGGTCTCAAGGCAAGACGCGAGCGAGCTTGAGGATACCTgctcaagtaagtacacctacagtgcttgagcgcagtaagtaagtacttgtaagttgGTGGGTGTTGGTGTAGccctattattacttggcAGGTATAAGTACGCATATTTGcccgtacttacagtacagagtactgtaatgagtacggagtacaactacatttacttactgtacttacagtaattacttacggagtacagagatAAAGCGGCAAGTAATCATTGATTGGCTCAGCAATCAAGCTCCGAGTGACGGCAGATCCACTCCTCTCCGGAGCAGTTGCACCGGCCCAAGGTGACGTCGAACTGCGAGCTTCCTTCCCAGCGTCCACTGGCTGCGCCAGAACGGCGGAGAGGGAGGGTGATGGCGTGCGAGCGGCCTTTTGAAAGTTGCCACCGACTCCCTCGATCGCGCGATGCAAAAAAAGGGCGGTCGATGCATCCTCAGTCGGACAGAATGAGGGTGGCAAATTTGCAACttttgcatgtactccgtaatccTCCGTACCTCGATGGGTCATCCAGGTCATCGAGCTGTTGCAGAAATTGCCGAATCCAGCAGGTTAGGCCCCACCGTGGCGAAAAGAGGCTTGCACTGCCAGCTACTGatcgtcgtcctccgtcTTTCTCGCACAGTGCAGACATCTGCTGTCcccgttgctgctgctggatgGTGACATATCCTCCCTCTCCCGCATCCCTACTGTACCACCACTGTAAGTAGATGCGTGCCGGAACCTACTGCATGCAACACTACAACGTGCTACACTCTGTACATGGAGATCCATTCAACCGCCACCCGCACTGCCAAGTTGCCGCATGTGATGCACCCACGGAGCCATAGTTCCCAGATTCACGCTGATCGGAACCACAATCCCGCGACGAGCATGTCCTGCGGCATGTGTTGTGTTGGGCTGTAGTTTTCGCTGCATttttcgacgtcgtccgtcaAGTTGATGCCGGCCATGCTTCGTGATGGCCTGTGTTACCATGTCCTGGCTCGACCCATGGCGTCCGTCGCAGCGCTCTCCGGCTGGACAAAGGTTCCACAACACTGACACTGGATGTGCGAGCAGTGGTCGTACAGAGTAATAGGAGGCTTTATTCACTTCCCAAAATACTCGCTACCTTTATTTGTGCCTCTCCCCCTGCCAAGATGGCCGAACGTCGCGAGGAGAAGCGGGAAGCGGGATGGCGGCACGGCGGGATGGAGGCGAGGTGGGATGGATGCTTTCTGCCCATTCATCGCGAGTCCCAACACGGCCACTTGCAACGAGGGATGGCAGGACGTATTGGATGCCTAGGAAGTATCGGCGGTGGCCTGGCCGGTTTGAGAGGCAAGCGACACTGCTGGATCGACGGAGGACTCCGAGCTCGTCGAAATTTGTGCCGCCTAGTGAAGACGACTCAAAAAGCAAGCTGCCTCCGTCGCCAGTCACAACAATCCACACTGTGCATCCCGCCAACCCTCACCTCCCTCCCAGCAACATAACGCTACCTGCCCACCCACCTACCGCCTCGGTCAACCTTTGCTTTggttcctcgtcgccctgctcTGGCTGCCATTGACGGCAGCTGTGGACATCTGTCCCTGCTTGACGGTGCCGTTTTCGATCCCTGCGGGCTCGAGTTTCTCCTCAACCGAGAGCTACATGGCGAGCCATTGACCCCATCATCTCGCTCGCCCACGTCGTCTACCTCATGCCACCGCGCCATTCCGGCCGTTGCCTATTGCCCCCTCTGCCCTTCAGCTTTCAAGGGAGAGGTGCGAGAGGTGCGAGAGGTGCGAGGGGTGCGAGTGGTGCACCTCTCTCATCACCCTTCTCCcgccccgacgccgcccaccATGGACGAGCcgcaggaggagcaggcaCCCCCATCGGCGCCCTCACCCAGAGTGGCAGAGTCCAAGACGCATGGTGACCGTCCATCTCCTGCAGTGGCCCATggcgccatcgtcctccCAGAAACCACCGATCAGCCTCAAGGCTCCACGGTGTACCCGGCACGCGTCCCGTCCTGCAGCGCCAGCTCTTCCCAGCAGGTCGGACACCAATCCACCCCCTCGGATCTCTCTGGCGACCGAGTCTTTCCTATCCGATCCGTCGTCAGCGTCGACCCTTCATCGACAAAGGGTTCGATGGCCGGAGATGACCGTTCCTCGCCCTTCTTCGTCGATCCCGACGGTCGAGATGGCTCTCATCGTCCGGGTAAGCCTCGAAGGGAGCCTTCGACGGCTGGCCTCCCGTCTTCCATCACGGCAGCCGGTGATCGAGCGGCTCGCCTGCGGACGAAGCGGCCCATGAGCGGCCCCTTCTCGAGCATACAGGCCGATGCTGCGAGGCAGGGAACCGTGCCTCCCCTGTCTCTGAACGTTGTCATGTCGGACCGGGAATCCGATGCGTCCGGCTCCCATGACGGCgatctctcctcctccgtctctGCTACCGCCCCGCCCCGGCCGGAGAGCCCCTGTACCGTGTCAGGACCAGAGTCCCTGGCCGAGTTGCCTCATGTCACCACGCGCTTCACTCACATCGAAACCGAGGATGGCCACGCCGTCATCACCGGGCGGGACGGCACCTTGCAGCGTTGCGAGGACGAGCCCATCCATACCCCCGGCGCCGTCCAGGGGTTTGGCGTCCTCCTGGCCCTCCGAGAGGAGGACGAAGgctgcttcgtcgtccgCTATGTCAGCGAGAACTCGGAACGGATGCTCACCTACAGCCCCAAGCAGCTGTTTGAGCTCAAAAACTTCATGGATATCTTGaccgaggagcagcaggacAACCTGCTCGACCACATAGACTTTATtcgcgacgaggatgccgatcCTTCCGTCAACGGACCCGAGGTCCTCAGCCTCTCGATCCGACCACGTCAGAGGACGAGGACCATCAAGCTCTGGTGTGCCATCCACATCAACTCGGCCCACCCCGATCTCGTCATATGCGAgttcgagctcgacgacgaccggcaGTATCCGCTCAGAcccgaggacgagtcgacTCCAGATACGCCGCACGATACCTTGCATTCGAACCCGACGTTGGAGGAGATTGAGGAGAGCACCGAGATACTGAACAAGCCCCTCCGTGTCTTGCGAAGTGCCCGGAAGCAGCGAGGCGAGCAGGGTGCCATGCGCGTCTTTGACATCCTGTCGCAGGTGCAGGAGCAGCTTTGCGCCGCCTCCACGCTCGACAGCTTCCTCAAGgttctcgtcggcatcgtcaaggaGCTCACCGGTTTCCACCGAGTCATGATCTACCAGTTCGACTCCAACTTCAACGGCAAGGTCGtcaccgagctcgtcgacacgTCCCAAACCATAGATCTCTACAAGGGACTTCACTTTCCCGCCAGCGACATCCCCGCCCAGGCGTTGAACCTCTACAAGGTCAACAAGGTGCGTCTTCTCTACGACCGGGACCTTGAAACGGCCAGGATTGTCTGCCGCACCCAAGGAGACTTGGAGGTGGCCCTCGACATGACGCACGCCTACCTGAGGGCCATGTCGCCCATCCACCTCAAATACTTGGCCAACATGGCCGTCCGATCGTCCATgtccatctccatcgccgccttcgGCGAGCTGTGGGGCCTCATAGCCTGCCACTCCTACGGGCCTCGCGGCATGCGCGTCTCCTTTCCCATAAGGAAGTTGTGCCGCCTGGTGGGGGACACTGCCTCTCGAAACATCGAACGACTCTCGTACGCCTCAAGGCTGCAGGCCCGCAAGCTGATCAACACCGCCCCGACGGACAAGAACCCCTCGGGCTacatcgtcgcctcgtccgatGACCTCCTGAAACTGTTCGATGCCGACCTGGGCCTGCTCTCGATTAAGGGTGAGACGAAGATCCTGGGCTCCGTCGAGGACAGCCAGGAGGTGCTGGCGTTGCTCGAGTACCTGCGCATGCGCAAGTTGACCTCCATCTTCGCCTCCCAGGCCGTCGGCCAAGACTTTCCTGACCTGTGCTACCTGCCCGGCTTTCAAATCATAGCAGGCCTGTTGTATGTGCCTCtgagcgtcggcggcctggACTTCATCGTCTTCTTGCGCCGAGGGCAGGTGAAGGAAGTAAAATGGGCTGGCAACCCGTACGAGAAAACCATCCGGGAGGGCACCGCAGGGTACTTGGAACCCAGAAGCAGCTTCAAGTCCTGGCACgagaccgtcgtcggcacttGTCGCGAATGGACCGGGGAGCaggtcgagacggccgcgGTCCTCTGCCTCGTTTATGGTAATCGCTCTCCATTTCATCTGCTACTTGGAAGGACCCTGCGCTGATCGTCGCTGTCAGGTAAATTCATCGAGGTCTGGAgagagaaggaggcggcgatACAGAGAAGCAAGCTGACGCGCCTGCTCCTTGCCAACTCGGCCCACGAAGTGCGAACTCCGCTCAACGCCATCATCAACTATCTTGAAATTGCGCTCGAAGGCACCCTTGACACGGAAACTCGGAAGAACCTCATCCGTTCCCATTCGGCCTCAAAATCTCTCATATACGTTATCAACGACCTGCTTGATCTGGCCAAGATTGAGGAGGGCCAAGATTTGGTCAAGGATGAGATTTTCGACTTGATGGCATGCATCCGGGAAGCGACCGATCCGTTCTACATCGACGCGAAGCGCAAGGGGATCCAGTACGAGGTAGCATCCCACCCGGGCCTCCCTAGGTTCGTCCACGGCGATGGGCGGATATTGCGGCAAGCGATCAGCAACATCACGGCGAATGCCATCGCCCACACCAAGGTCGGTTCGGTTGAAGTCGAAGTTTTGGTGTCAGAAATCAGGGATAGGCAGGCCAGTATCGAAATAATCGTCGCTGATTCCGGTGCGGGAATGAGTGCGAAGCAGCTGGATGCCCTGTTTCGTGACCTGGAGCAGGTTAGCAGCGAAGAAGCGGAACAGGTGGACACGTCGCCAGACCTGTCGGCGAAAGCAGACAAACCGCGAACCCTTGGCCTCGGACTCGCAGTTGTGGCCCGCGCCGTGAGAAATATGGATGGCCAACTGCGTCTGAAGTCGGAGGAGGGACAGGGCACGCGGTTCGTCGTTCAGCTGCCATTCTTGTTGCCCGACGAGTCATCTACCTCCATGGCCAGTTTCCACACTAGCCCCTTGTCGCATTGCGTCACCATCGCTTCGGATTCTGCGACCGCACCGGCAGGTGAAATGACGCTCATTGACCGCAGCCGAGCCATCAATGTGGTgcacggcgaggagaagacCGATGGAAAGGAGGCCGTTGCAGGAAGTCAGCCCACCATTGGCAGTTTGTCTAGTCAGGCAAGCCGCCGGAGTGGCGCTGACCGGCTCATAAACGCCATCCAGACGCCATTGCCTTTCAATGATGCTCAGGGGGAGGAGAATTTCACGAGCCATCGAGACTCGCAAGATCCCATCCGCTCCGGTTCCAGCTGGTGCGCCGCGTTGAAGGCGAATGATGGGGCCGGCTTTGTACTACCCCCAAGTGTCAACTCGCGAGCAGCCATCCCGTCAGCTTCTGCTCGCCCTCACCAGAAACAGACTACACTTGAACCGGGAGATGCCAAGCCGCATGTTCGGGCCATCAAGGTTCCGGAGGAATATACGGATATTCCGGCGGCATCGCGACAGAATGAACAATCGCGCGTGCTACTTGGCATAGCAAGTGGCAATGAGATCGGGGATGGTCCGGCCAAGACCGAAACACGAAATGGCGAGATGCACAGCAGTGCGCCGATGCGCGCCCTGGTCGCCGAGGACAATCCGATCAACATGAAAATTCTGCAGAAGAGGCTCGAGAGAACCGGTCACGAAGTATACCATGCTGTGAATGGCGAAGTCTGTGCTGCATTGTTCAAGGATGAACCCTCCAAGTTTGATATCATCCTCATGGATATGCAGGTAAGGGTACCGTCCGCTTTTCGATCTTGTCATGTGAACTGACTGTCATGGGGAGATGCCTATTGTCGATGGACTTGCAAGTGTCAAGATCATTCGCTCTATCGAAAACTCGACGGAGCACAAGGGACACTCAAAACTCGCAGAAATTAACGGCCGCATCCCGGTCTTTGCCGTCTCTGCCTCATTGGTCGAAACGCGAATACGGACGTATGTCGATGCTGGATTTGACGGGTGGATTTTAAAACCAATAGACTTTGATCGACTGCACACGCTGCTCAAGGGAATATACGATTCGCAGACACGGGATTCCTGCCTGTACATTCCGGGACAGTGGGAACGTGGCGGTTGGTTTTTATCGCGAAATGGAAacgagggcgatgatgacTTGCAGATTACGCCCAAAGCTGATATGACTACAACGAGGACTACCAGCGAGACGAACCCGATCGCGCGAGATCTAGCATCCGCAGTGCAAGATACTAGAGACATCTGCGTTGATGAACGGAATTGAAGGCGTCTTAACACTTGGAGTGTGCCCAAGGGGCACTTTGAACCATCTAAAGACGACCAGTCTCGCATGGACGAGGACAGACCCTCCTATTCGAACTGGGTCATGATTTTCTCTAAAGCTGAGACGAAAACCAGGCTGCGGAAACAATCTTTGGTACCCAACACAGTAAAAAGTCCCTAGCCCATCAGATGCCGCGAAACTACCTTCACGATATGCTTTCTGGGTCGCCGGCATGATCGTGCAAGAAAATTCCCCTTGAGTTCGAGATCAGGGCGTTGAGAATAACGACC includes these proteins:
- a CDS encoding putative phytochrome-like histidine kinase, which translates into the protein MDEPQEEQAPPSAPSPRVAESKTHGDRPSPAVAHGAIVLPETTDQPQGSTVYPARVPSCSASSSQQVGHQSTPSDLSGDRVFPIRSVVSVDPSSTKGSMAGDDRSSPFFVDPDGRDGSHRPGKPRREPSTAGLPSSITAAGDRAARLRTKRPMSGPFSSIQADAARQGTVPPLSLNVVMSDRESDASGSHDGDLSSSVSATAPPRPESPCTVSGPESLAELPHVTTRFTHIETEDGHAVITGRDGTLQRCEDEPIHTPGAVQGFGVLLALREEDEGCFVVRYVSENSERMLTYSPKQLFELKNFMDILTEEQQDNLLDHIDFIRDEDADPSVNGPEVLSLSIRPRQRTRTIKLWCAIHINSAHPDLVICEFELDDDRQYPLRPEDESTPDTPHDTLHSNPTLEEIEESTEILNKPLRVLRSARKQRGEQGAMRVFDILSQVQEQLCAASTLDSFLKVLVGIVKELTGFHRVMIYQFDSNFNGKVVTELVDTSQTIDLYKGLHFPASDIPAQALNLYKVNKVRLLYDRDLETARIVCRTQGDLEVALDMTHAYLRAMSPIHLKYLANMAVRSSMSISIAAFGELWGLIACHSYGPRGMRVSFPIRKLCRLVGDTASRNIERLSYASRLQARKLINTAPTDKNPSGYIVASSDDLLKLFDADLGLLSIKGETKILGSVEDSQEVLALLEYLRMRKLTSIFASQAVGQDFPDLCYLPGFQIIAGLLYVPLSVGGLDFIVFLRRGQVKEVKWAGNPYEKTIREGTAGYLEPRSSFKSWHETVVGTCREWTGEQVETAAVLCLVYGKFIEVWREKEAAIQRSKLTRLLLANSAHEVRTPLNAIINYLEIALEGTLDTETRKNLIRSHSASKSLIYVINDLLDLAKIEEGQDLVKDEIFDLMACIREATDPFYIDAKRKGIQYEVASHPGLPRFVHGDGRILRQAISNITANAIAHTKVGSVEVEVLVSEIRDRQASIEIIVADSGAGMSAKQLDALFRDLEQVSSEEAEQVDTSPDLSAKADKPRTLGLGLAVVARAVRNMDGQLRLKSEEGQGTRFVVQLPFLLPDESSTSMASFHTSPLSHCVTIASDSATAPAGEMTLIDRSRAINVVHGEEKTDGKEAVAGSQPTIGSLSSQASRRSGADRLINAIQTPLPFNDAQGEENFTSHRDSQDPIRSGSSWCAALKANDGAGFVLPPSVNSRAAIPSASARPHQKQTTLEPGDAKPHVRAIKVPEEYTDIPAASRQNEQSRVLLGIASGNEIGDGPAKTETRNGEMHSSAPMRALVAEDNPINMKILQKRLERTGHEVYHAVNGEVCAALFKDEPSKFDIILMDMQMPIVDGLASVKIIRSIENSTEHKGHSKLAEINGRIPVFAVSASLVETRIRTYVDAGFDGWILKPIDFDRLHTLLKGIYDSQTRDSCLYIPGQWERGGWFLSRNGNEGDDDLQITPKADMTTTRTTSETNPIARDLASAVQDTRDICVDERN